Proteins encoded by one window of Candidatus Aramenus sp. CH1:
- a CDS encoding MMPL family transporter, which translates to MYSKLLLLVPWIVLLVILVPFALNIQKDFVYSDSPFLGKEYQSVVVDYIVSQYFKLSENSSIYVIVNGTYNQSYEEVKSNLKYLQDYVLITPYEYVEQANKTYLKEVSPEVENITSSLEPLHQLYLNLSRERQLLLDNFTYFEYQLNVTYGIPTGSFHSNSSDALTFSLVYQRLLEEGYSQLDASRKAGLFVFKDPYVLLFSFSNYSNFSHAYNALSSFNNYSYLVYLLTGKPVPNEALIDPEQFAVSEIEKELPPPPISISDFHKGNEWLFIVVVPKNESLTSVEEFIQHVNGSVTGHLAIYAQSAYYTQGNLEIIDVVTVLLVGALLIALLRSLVPILLLITSAVIGVVLAYGILHILTLFGYQVYYISGLVIPPIVFGITVDYSILFVYRYFEEIRKGAKDPLKTAFKTAGRGAIFSGISITIGFASFVISSSPLLRNIGEALIVASVSSIVPAVMFNYTALMVIPQRVLGFPRREVPNPTDTRQKYLESAARYSISKKVVVVSAMLALALLSYFIFATHPSNVDVNEIVPSYSSSVRGLGQLGSLFNYSVDYVLIKGNPNSTYGEVAALAKKVISEGGLAYSPFSIGKKVLNKSEYVGGFYSHNYTLVEVYIPYPVFSQGAINLTRELINQGYMMGGSNAQRIDIVDNTVSIYYSEVLPLTIGLITLYLFLVLGSAIVPIRLSLTLLVSSLVGVAVMDAVFHSPYWLSPLIVFALLFSLGIDYDMFIILRIVEERGEEEERIVSGVKNTGLVVTTAGLILSGAFFSLVFTNMKFLQEIGFAVSFSVLFDTFVVRPIFVPAIMAVLKKYNWWPRVRRLLSS; encoded by the coding sequence GTGTACTCCAAACTACTTTTACTCGTCCCTTGGATAGTCCTCCTAGTTATCCTAGTCCCTTTCGCGCTTAACATACAGAAGGACTTCGTGTACAGCGACTCACCCTTTCTAGGAAAGGAGTACCAGAGCGTCGTGGTAGACTACATCGTTTCTCAGTACTTTAAGCTAAGTGAAAACTCAAGCATATACGTAATAGTAAACGGAACGTATAACCAGAGCTACGAAGAGGTTAAGTCAAACTTGAAGTACCTCCAAGACTACGTCCTAATAACGCCTTACGAGTACGTGGAACAGGCAAACAAGACCTATCTAAAAGAGGTCTCCCCTGAAGTAGAGAACATCACCTCGTCTCTGGAGCCGCTTCACCAACTTTACTTGAACTTGAGCAGAGAGAGACAGCTCCTCCTGGACAACTTCACTTACTTCGAGTATCAGCTCAACGTCACCTACGGTATACCTACAGGGAGTTTCCACTCCAATTCCTCAGATGCGCTAACCTTCAGCCTGGTATATCAGAGGTTGCTAGAGGAGGGGTACTCACAGCTCGACGCTTCGAGGAAAGCTGGGCTCTTCGTGTTCAAGGACCCATACGTCTTGCTCTTCTCCTTTAGTAACTACAGCAATTTTTCCCACGCCTACAACGCGTTATCGTCCTTCAATAACTACTCTTACCTAGTCTACCTGCTCACCGGTAAGCCCGTCCCAAACGAGGCGTTAATAGATCCGGAGCAGTTTGCGGTAAGCGAGATAGAGAAGGAGCTACCCCCTCCGCCAATTTCGATCTCCGACTTCCACAAGGGCAACGAGTGGCTCTTCATAGTCGTGGTTCCGAAAAACGAGAGCTTGACTTCAGTGGAGGAGTTCATACAGCATGTTAACGGGTCTGTAACAGGCCACTTGGCCATCTACGCCCAGTCCGCCTATTACACTCAAGGTAACTTGGAGATTATAGACGTAGTGACAGTTCTGCTGGTGGGGGCCCTCCTCATAGCGTTGTTACGCTCCCTAGTGCCCATACTATTGCTCATCACTTCTGCAGTAATCGGAGTGGTTCTAGCTTACGGAATTCTGCACATCCTAACGCTCTTCGGCTACCAAGTTTACTACATCTCTGGGTTAGTCATCCCTCCCATAGTATTTGGAATAACCGTTGACTACTCCATCCTCTTCGTCTACCGTTACTTTGAGGAGATAAGGAAAGGTGCAAAAGACCCGCTGAAGACAGCGTTTAAGACAGCGGGTAGAGGTGCGATCTTTAGCGGGATAAGCATAACAATAGGCTTTGCCTCCTTTGTAATCTCATCATCCCCTCTATTGAGGAACATAGGGGAGGCGTTAATAGTAGCGTCGGTATCCTCCATAGTTCCCGCAGTCATGTTCAACTATACCGCGTTGATGGTAATCCCCCAGAGGGTGTTGGGCTTCCCTAGGAGGGAGGTGCCCAACCCCACTGATACTAGGCAAAAGTACTTGGAGAGCGCGGCTAGGTACTCCATATCCAAGAAGGTGGTAGTTGTATCAGCGATGCTAGCCTTAGCCCTGCTCTCCTACTTTATCTTCGCCACCCATCCCAGCAACGTGGACGTGAACGAGATCGTCCCGAGCTACTCGTCTTCAGTTAGGGGTCTAGGACAACTGGGCTCGCTCTTCAACTACAGCGTTGACTATGTGTTAATAAAGGGGAACCCTAACTCTACCTACGGAGAGGTCGCAGCTCTAGCCAAGAAGGTAATTTCCGAGGGAGGGCTAGCCTATAGCCCCTTCTCTATAGGCAAGAAAGTCCTTAACAAGAGCGAATACGTGGGAGGCTTCTACAGTCACAACTACACTCTAGTTGAGGTTTACATACCTTACCCAGTGTTCAGTCAAGGGGCAATAAACTTGACAAGGGAGCTCATAAACCAAGGCTACATGATGGGGGGAAGCAACGCCCAGAGGATAGACATAGTAGATAACACAGTCTCCATTTACTACTCCGAGGTCTTGCCCCTCACAATAGGTCTCATAACCTTGTACCTCTTCCTGGTACTGGGCTCGGCAATAGTCCCAATAAGGCTAAGCTTGACCCTCTTGGTCAGCTCCCTAGTAGGGGTGGCTGTAATGGATGCGGTGTTCCATAGTCCCTATTGGCTGTCGCCCTTAATAGTGTTTGCCCTGCTCTTTAGCCTTGGAATAGACTACGACATGTTCATTATCTTGAGGATAGTGGAGGAAAGGGGAGAGGAAGAGGAAAGAATAGTCTCGGGGGTAAAGAACACTGGCCTAGTGGTAACTACCGCAGGCCTTATACTCTCGGGTGCCTTCTTCTCCCTCGTGTTCACCAACATGAAGTTCCTGCAGGAGATAGGCTTTGCCGTGAGCTTCTCGGTGCTCTTCGACACGTTCGTGGTGAGACCCATCTTTGTACCGGCAATCATGGCAGTGCTCAAGAAGTACAATTGGTGGCCTAGGGTTAGGAGGCTGTTATCCAGCTAA
- a CDS encoding transcriptional regulator has translation MNISQTKIASLLGVTQPAVKQYLDVKEEIYSEKLRELGLSDKEIQEFLDELTEILVKNNVKDTMYFVTMQGLKMLSELKFCNYHRRVNPTIPLDCNICESFYREDEEEEISLAISMLQNETIGLLIPEVLSNIAFSKRNPHDVADVIAVPGRIAKVRGLPTPVSKPMWGGSRHLAIILIHVNKRFPKVRSVMNIKFDKNVLEAMKSVGLRYVEAGPRDYANDEEIAEEIVKAYNGEDAVIHLGGKGIEPITYVFGSDPLEVARKVINVSRRYREILEGGVQPKNT, from the coding sequence ATGAACATAAGCCAGACTAAGATAGCCTCCCTCCTGGGAGTCACTCAACCTGCAGTAAAGCAGTACTTAGACGTGAAGGAGGAGATATACTCGGAAAAGCTCAGGGAACTTGGGCTCAGTGACAAGGAAATCCAGGAGTTCCTAGATGAGCTTACCGAAATATTGGTAAAGAACAACGTCAAGGATACCATGTACTTCGTGACCATGCAGGGCTTGAAGATGCTGAGCGAGCTGAAGTTCTGTAATTACCATAGGCGCGTAAACCCCACAATACCCCTGGACTGTAACATATGCGAGTCGTTTTACAGGGAGGACGAAGAAGAGGAGATCTCATTGGCTATATCCATGTTGCAGAACGAAACGATCGGGCTCCTAATCCCAGAGGTACTTAGTAACATTGCTTTCTCCAAGAGGAACCCCCATGACGTGGCTGACGTGATAGCTGTACCCGGCAGGATAGCAAAGGTCAGGGGGCTACCTACCCCAGTATCGAAGCCAATGTGGGGAGGGAGCAGGCACTTGGCAATCATACTCATTCACGTGAACAAGAGGTTCCCCAAGGTTAGGTCAGTCATGAATATAAAGTTCGATAAAAACGTGTTAGAGGCCATGAAGAGTGTAGGGCTGAGATACGTCGAAGCGGGACCAAGAGACTACGCGAACGATGAGGAGATAGCTGAGGAGATAGTAAAAGCTTACAACGGGGAAGACGCCGTTATACACTTGGGAGGTAAGGGGATCGAGCCGATAACCTACGTCTTTGGCTCAGACCCACTGGAGGTAGCGAGAAAGGTGATAAACGTCTCCAGAAGGTATAGGGAGATATTAGAAGGGGGGGTTCAGCCAAAGAACACGTGA
- a CDS encoding ATP-binding protein: MDGVFEEIRGRLREVKVLTRQTADGRGFVSFRSFLVEMPFTAGKALSIGKLLAVKTMEENSYLLLEVVDFLPMHYGMLELDQSVPREIREEVMRRVEENWGSEDPNAWIEVHAYPIGYLLEVDGGVKFKKGYVPPLLASTVYVLNQGVFKKFVCEEKGVKIGEIIGEGIPLTVDLRRAINYHIGVFAFTGSGKSNLTSLLIRRALSSLDVKVVVVDISMEYAVLLLDQLLKHESRLVTTERLALTPEEGARRFLRTHVIPEEVADLRDRIRQASVDVYPKMRHLYVPPEEFQYLTYGDLLAMVSAQISDKYTSFAQKPLFGLLLKKLDSFMRERKLSKEDIVDDSVSQILDQVEEEARASGLKESATIFSFLSGLKAYFNEPIQETEDYDIEKLAIEVLDSSPSSPRLFVLELPNIDEARGIVASLINEVMNRRKRLYSATPVLFVIDEAQEFIPFDTRQKDKSESSSNAIEKLLRHGRKYHLHALISTQRLAYLNTNVLQQLHTYFISTLPRPYDRQLVAETFGINDALMDRTLDLEVGQWLLVSFKAALPHDVPVLFTADHNLEELRRGLNGS, translated from the coding sequence ATGGATGGCGTTTTTGAGGAAATAAGGGGTAGACTCAGGGAGGTAAAGGTACTAACTAGGCAGACCGCTGACGGAAGGGGTTTCGTGAGTTTCAGGAGTTTTTTGGTTGAGATGCCGTTCACAGCAGGGAAGGCGCTTAGCATAGGAAAGCTCTTGGCTGTGAAGACGATGGAGGAGAACTCCTATTTACTACTCGAAGTGGTGGACTTCCTGCCAATGCACTACGGCATGCTAGAGTTAGACCAGTCAGTACCTAGGGAGATCAGGGAAGAGGTGATGAGGAGGGTGGAGGAGAACTGGGGGAGCGAAGACCCAAATGCTTGGATTGAAGTGCACGCTTACCCTATAGGTTATTTACTGGAGGTTGACGGTGGCGTAAAGTTCAAGAAGGGTTACGTGCCTCCATTGCTTGCTTCTACAGTATATGTGTTGAACCAGGGGGTATTCAAGAAGTTCGTCTGCGAGGAGAAGGGAGTAAAAATAGGGGAGATAATAGGTGAGGGCATCCCGCTGACAGTCGACCTAAGGAGAGCCATAAACTACCACATAGGAGTGTTCGCGTTTACTGGGTCAGGTAAGTCCAATTTGACGTCTCTGCTAATAAGAAGGGCTTTGAGTAGTTTGGACGTAAAGGTCGTCGTGGTGGACATCTCGATGGAGTACGCCGTCCTATTGTTGGACCAGCTACTGAAGCATGAGTCGAGGCTGGTTACCACCGAAAGGCTAGCCCTCACCCCAGAGGAAGGGGCTAGAAGGTTCCTGAGAACTCACGTTATACCTGAGGAGGTGGCAGACCTAAGGGACAGGATTAGGCAAGCGTCTGTCGACGTTTATCCGAAGATGAGGCACCTCTATGTGCCTCCTGAAGAGTTCCAGTACTTAACTTACGGGGATCTGTTGGCAATGGTAAGCGCCCAGATAAGCGATAAGTACACTTCCTTCGCGCAGAAACCCTTGTTCGGGCTACTCCTGAAGAAGTTGGACTCCTTTATGAGGGAGAGGAAGCTGAGCAAGGAGGACATAGTCGACGACTCAGTCTCCCAGATATTGGACCAAGTGGAGGAAGAGGCGAGGGCCAGCGGCCTGAAGGAGAGCGCGACCATCTTTTCCTTTTTGTCGGGGCTGAAGGCTTATTTCAACGAGCCCATTCAAGAGACAGAGGACTACGACATAGAGAAGCTCGCAATAGAGGTCCTTGATTCGTCCCCTTCTTCACCTAGGCTGTTTGTCCTCGAGTTGCCCAACATAGACGAGGCTAGGGGGATAGTGGCCTCGCTGATCAACGAGGTGATGAACAGGAGGAAAAGGCTCTACTCCGCCACCCCAGTGCTCTTCGTCATAGACGAGGCCCAGGAGTTCATACCCTTCGACACTAGGCAGAAGGACAAGAGTGAATCATCTAGTAACGCCATTGAGAAGCTGTTGAGGCACGGTAGGAAGTACCACCTCCACGCCTTGATAAGCACCCAGAGGCTCGCTTACTTAAACACCAACGTGTTACAACAGCTTCACACCTACTTCATAAGTACGCTACCTAGGCCCTACGATAGGCAGTTAGTGGCGGAAACCTTTGGAATAAACGACGCCCTAATGGACAGGACCCTTGACCTAGAGGTGGGGCAGTGGCTTTTGGTTAGCTTTAAGGCGGCTCTCCCTCATGACGTACCTGTCCTCTTCACTGCCGACCACAACTTAGAGGAGCTCAGAAGGGGATTAAACGGAAGCTAA
- a CDS encoding PaREP1 family protein — MQELPKPWFDLKSYKQIRLEEAKFEANLAQKFLEEGLVRNAAGKAFQAWKALIGAMLVDKREELIKKYPGRKKIKGGKAVEKADWLIAIVPTSYLEELSLLIGKDAAMITAIALQVHDYQYNGPDKEGVLSAFRSDEVATEHIRILIEEILRRADKSLATQV, encoded by the coding sequence GTGCAGGAACTTCCGAAGCCTTGGTTTGACCTTAAAAGTTACAAGCAGATAAGGCTAGAGGAGGCCAAGTTTGAGGCTAATTTAGCTCAGAAGTTCCTAGAAGAGGGACTTGTTAGAAACGCTGCAGGGAAGGCTTTTCAAGCCTGGAAGGCGTTGATCGGGGCAATGCTTGTTGACAAACGGGAAGAGCTGATAAAGAAGTACCCAGGCAGGAAGAAGATAAAAGGCGGGAAGGCAGTTGAAAAGGCTGACTGGCTAATAGCTATAGTCCCAACTTCTTACCTAGAAGAGCTCTCGCTACTTATAGGTAAGGACGCAGCCATGATAACGGCAATTGCCCTACAAGTTCACGATTACCAATATAACGGTCCTGACAAGGAGGGGGTCTTAAGCGCATTTAGGAGTGACGAGGTAGCTACGGAACACATAAGAATATTAATTGAGGAAATCTTGAGGAGAGCAGATAAAAGTCTAGCTACACAAGTTTAA
- a CDS encoding translation elongation factor, which yields MYYGGIISILSSQKEETGKMAEKLGKLHEDGKIRIYYRRNGDYIRSVLVPTEYPERILTAAEALSLSSYSFIHVPLEAKWTEGELALLVDSLGVRGALITPLPEANVKKLFKGTSLEVFEVRQEVGEVEVKEEDRGFVYIDRVFVVKGVGVVVTGFSYTPVKVHDKLKVLPQGKEVEVKSIQVLDEDQQEVGVGVRIGFALRNVKEEELKDSFALVKPGAKTLKEFTANIKVYPWSKVEEKKYHMVGNGISAVAELKVDGEKATVRLPFDVPASRRFVVIDVNVRQGKPRVVGYLEVGS from the coding sequence TTGTATTACGGTGGAATAATATCAATATTATCTTCGCAAAAGGAAGAAACCGGAAAAATGGCGGAAAAGCTCGGAAAACTACATGAGGACGGCAAGATCAGGATATACTACAGGAGGAACGGCGACTACATAAGGTCAGTGCTTGTGCCCACAGAGTACCCAGAGAGGATACTAACTGCAGCAGAAGCCCTAAGTCTCTCCTCCTATTCGTTTATCCACGTTCCCCTAGAGGCGAAGTGGACTGAAGGGGAGTTAGCCTTGCTGGTCGACTCCCTTGGGGTAAGGGGGGCATTAATTACCCCTCTGCCAGAGGCAAACGTGAAGAAGCTCTTTAAAGGGACAAGCCTTGAGGTCTTTGAAGTACGCCAAGAAGTGGGGGAAGTAGAAGTAAAGGAAGAGGACAGAGGTTTCGTCTATATTGACAGGGTCTTTGTAGTGAAGGGAGTAGGAGTGGTCGTGACCGGGTTTTCATACACCCCCGTTAAAGTCCACGACAAACTAAAAGTCCTACCCCAGGGAAAGGAGGTCGAGGTCAAGAGCATTCAAGTGCTTGACGAGGATCAGCAAGAAGTAGGCGTAGGCGTTAGAATAGGGTTTGCACTGAGAAACGTAAAGGAGGAAGAGCTAAAGGATTCGTTTGCGCTAGTTAAACCTGGGGCTAAGACTCTTAAGGAGTTCACGGCAAACATAAAGGTGTACCCTTGGTCGAAGGTAGAGGAGAAGAAGTACCACATGGTAGGTAACGGGATCTCCGCAGTGGCTGAGCTTAAGGTTGATGGAGAAAAAGCGACAGTTAGGCTACCATTTGACGTCCCTGCTTCAAGGAGGTTTGTAGTCATAGACGTCAATGTAAGGCAGGGAAAGCCAAGAGTTGTAGGTTACCTCGAAGTAGGTAGTTAA
- a CDS encoding DUF131 domain-containing protein has protein sequence MRLTIIGILVILSGMAMVIIGSLSSMPTSVPQTASSQPTVGGVVLIGPFPIIFGYGNSAQITPLIALGVVFTLIVLAFYLINIYVMRKMAENR, from the coding sequence ATGAGATTAACCATCATAGGCATTCTAGTAATCCTCTCTGGGATGGCGATGGTGATAATAGGCAGTCTCTCCTCTATGCCTACATCTGTGCCACAGACAGCGTCATCTCAGCCCACCGTAGGCGGAGTAGTGCTGATAGGCCCATTCCCCATAATCTTCGGCTACGGCAACTCAGCCCAGATAACGCCCTTGATCGCCCTTGGAGTAGTCTTCACGCTAATAGTCTTGGCTTTCTATCTCATTAATATTTACGTGATGAGAAAGATGGCGGAAAACAGATAA